A single genomic interval of Isorropodon fossajaponicum endosymbiont JTNG4 harbors:
- a CDS encoding restriction endonuclease subunit S: MEVTIIEGVSTIIGGGTPSTKIEEYYCKNGIAWLSPKDLSNYGWRYIEKGRVDITRLGLQKSSAKLMPKGTILFSSRAPIGYMAIAENEICTNQGFKSLVPNKSILTEYLFQFLKFNTEQIKNIATGSTFAEISSTMLKNILIIKPPTKILGYLELKVKLINNQNLLNQKQTQVLIKLRDTLLPKLISFLITIMNF; this comes from the coding sequence TTGGAGGTAACAATCATTGAAGGGGTTTCAACCATTATTGGTGGTGGAACTCCATCTACGAAAATAGAGGAATATTATTGTAAGAACGGCATTGCTTGGTTATCCCCTAAGGATTTATCTAATTATGGTTGGAGGTATATTGAAAAAGGCAGGGTTGATATTACAAGATTAGGATTGCAAAAAAGTAGTGCAAAATTAATGCCAAAAGGAACAATTTTGTTTTCATCACGAGCACCGATAGGCTATATGGCAATAGCAGAAAATGAAATATGTACTAATCAAGGTTTTAAGTCTTTAGTGCCAAATAAAAGCATCCTTACTGAATATTTATTTCAATTTCTAAAGTTTAATACAGAGCAAATAAAGAACATTGCCACAGGTTCAACATTTGCAGAAATTTCTAGCACTATGCTGAAAAATATTTTAATCATTAAACCACCAACAAAAATATTAGGATATTTGGAATTAAAAGTAAAATTAATAAATAATCAAAACCTTTTAAACCAAAAACAAACTCAGGTTCTAATAAAATTGCGTGATACACTACTACCCAAACTAATATCATTCTTAATAACTATCATGAACTTTTAG
- the recJ gene encoding single-stranded-DNA-specific exonuclease RecJ: protein MLTRTIDQDLFDAYSDDMPTFLKKIYAARGINESYLSLSLNHLLKPNFLQLDVALTLLEQALVNQKRILIVGDFDCDGATASVVAVKSLRMMGAKFVDFLVPNRFEHGYGLSEEIVKLAIQEKQPDLIITVDNGISSFDGVKLAKSSNIQVIITDHHLPSKALPQADAIINPNLKGCEFLSKNLAGVGVCFYLFSAFKTHLIKCDYFTNHKITLPDLRNVLDLVALGTVADVVKLDQNNRILVDQGIKRIQQKKCAPGILALLEISNRPSATLRASDLGFSVAPRLNAMGRLSDISRGIKCLLTEDINDARRYAQELEVFNQQRKQEQARMQDQAQAIVDAQELSSTQKDTSSDRFAISLFDPSWHEGIVGIVAGKLKEDYHCPVAVFAQSGSDLKGSIRSIPSVHIKDLLDLVDRQNPDLILKFGGHAMAAGLSIKSENFTDFKQAFANAIQAHLDNQMPKVELLTDGELEVFDLSLDNAQLLVDAGPWGQGFDEPIFYGEFELVEQRVVGEKHLKCRLKLTNNNTVYDGIAFFQVPVKDTKVQIAYKLSINEWRGSTSLQLMIEQIHNI from the coding sequence ATGCTTACTAGAACAATAGACCAAGATTTATTTGATGCATATTCAGATGATATGCCTACTTTTTTAAAGAAAATTTACGCCGCTCGTGGTATTAATGAGTCGTACTTGTCTTTGAGTCTTAACCATCTTTTAAAACCTAATTTTCTCCAACTAGATGTCGCACTTACTTTACTTGAACAAGCCTTAGTTAATCAAAAACGTATTTTAATTGTTGGCGATTTTGATTGTGATGGAGCAACTGCATCTGTTGTAGCAGTTAAGTCATTGCGCATGATGGGGGCAAAATTTGTTGATTTCTTAGTGCCTAATCGTTTTGAGCATGGTTATGGTTTGAGTGAGGAAATTGTAAAATTAGCGATTCAAGAAAAACAACCAGATTTGATTATTACGGTTGACAATGGCATTTCAAGTTTTGACGGAGTAAAACTGGCAAAATCATCAAATATTCAAGTGATTATCACTGATCATCACTTGCCCAGTAAAGCCCTGCCACAAGCAGATGCCATTATCAACCCTAACCTTAAAGGTTGCGAATTTTTAAGCAAAAATTTAGCAGGCGTTGGTGTGTGTTTTTATTTGTTTTCAGCTTTTAAAACTCATTTGATTAAGTGTGATTATTTTACCAATCATAAAATCACCCTGCCAGATTTGCGAAATGTGCTGGATTTAGTTGCACTTGGCACAGTCGCTGATGTCGTAAAACTTGACCAAAATAATAGAATTTTGGTTGACCAAGGTATTAAGCGTATCCAGCAAAAAAAATGCGCCCCTGGTATTTTGGCACTACTGGAAATCTCAAATCGACCAAGTGCCACTTTGCGCGCTAGTGATTTAGGTTTTTCAGTCGCACCTCGCCTAAATGCAATGGGGCGTTTAAGTGATATTTCCCGTGGCATTAAATGCTTGTTAACTGAAGATATTAATGATGCTAGGCGCTACGCTCAAGAGTTAGAGGTGTTCAATCAACAGCGCAAACAAGAGCAAGCTCGTATGCAAGACCAAGCACAAGCTATTGTTGATGCGCAAGAATTATCTAGTACACAAAAAGACACAAGCAGTGATAGGTTTGCCATTAGTTTATTTGACCCCTCTTGGCATGAGGGCATTGTCGGCATTGTCGCTGGCAAACTTAAAGAGGATTATCATTGTCCAGTTGCGGTATTTGCCCAATCAGGTAGTGACTTAAAAGGCTCTATTCGTTCTATTCCTAGTGTACATATTAAAGATTTGTTAGATTTAGTAGATAGACAAAACCCTGATTTAATTTTAAAATTTGGTGGCCATGCTATGGCAGCAGGGTTAAGTATCAAGTCTGAAAACTTCACTGATTTTAAGCAAGCTTTTGCAAATGCTATTCAAGCCCATTTAGACAATCAAATGCCCAAAGTTGAATTATTAACTGATGGCGAATTAGAAGTATTTGACTTGTCTTTAGACAACGCACAATTATTAGTTGATGCTGGACCTTGGGGTCAAGGGTTTGACGAGCCAATTTTTTATGGTGAGTTTGAGTTGGTTGAGCAAAGAGTGGTTGGTGAAAAACACTTAAAATGCCGATTAAAACTTACAAACAATAACACTGTATATGACGGCATTGCATTTTTTCAAGTACCTGTTAAGGACACGAAAGTACAAATTGCCTACAAACTGTCCATTAATGAATGGCGAGGTAGCACTTCATTACAACTTATGATTGAACAAATTCACAATATATAA
- a CDS encoding DUF1566 domain-containing protein has protein sequence MHKIITFLSFFACALIVNAQLIKVSAQGNILKSDAKNHRCVLDQQSKLVWEVKLSDKGLQDTNNTYTWFDAKSGVDNGDYSHHCHWGKNCNTQAFIKALNIVKLCKQSAWRLPSESELRTLLIYGDDDLLINPDFFPNTKRKSYWSADEQDVDIAIDVPFFYGGSKSSDKSFDAHIRAVSDAY, from the coding sequence ATGCATAAAATAATCACTTTTTTGTCATTCTTTGCTTGTGCTTTAATTGTCAATGCGCAGTTAATTAAGGTTTCAGCGCAAGGAAATATTCTTAAAAGCGACGCTAAAAATCATCGGTGTGTACTTGATCAGCAATCTAAGTTGGTATGGGAGGTTAAATTAAGCGATAAAGGATTGCAAGATACGAACAACACCTATACTTGGTTTGATGCTAAATCAGGGGTTGATAATGGTGACTATAGCCATCATTGCCATTGGGGCAAAAATTGCAATACTCAAGCGTTTATTAAGGCGTTAAATATAGTTAAGTTATGTAAACAAAGTGCTTGGCGCTTACCCAGCGAGTCAGAACTCAGAACTTTATTGATTTATGGCGATGATGATTTGCTTATCAATCCGGATTTTTTTCCAAACACCAAGCGTAAATCTTACTGGAGTGCAGACGAGCAAGATGTTGATATCGCAATTGACGTGCCATTTTTCTATGGTGGTAGTAAAAGTTCTGACAAATCTTTTGATGCTCATATTCGAGCAGTGAGCGATGCTTACTAG